One segment of Drosophila ananassae strain 14024-0371.13 chromosome 3R, ASM1763931v2, whole genome shotgun sequence DNA contains the following:
- the LOC6497363 gene encoding hydroxysteroid dehydrogenase-like protein 1 isoform X2 has translation MACYWQLVWNFIFAVGFLAILNYLYDNLKSLISTIKAVLEPYFQPHLPKTLIEKFGQWAVVTGATDGIGKEYARELARQGLNLVLISRTKEKLIAVTNEIEAEFKVKTKWIAVDFKQGREIYDQIEKELAGIEVGILVNNVGMMYEHPETFDLVSEELLWDLLTVNMGSVTMLTRKVLPQMIGRRRGAIVNLGSSSELQPLPNMTVYAASKKFISFFSKALEMEVQEHNIHVQLVMPGFVTTKMNAYSDRVMNSGATFIFPNAKSYSKYAVFTLGKTSETNGFWAHGIQYSLMKLAPLSLRTYLGHKMFKRLRIEALQQKQQRLKLL, from the exons ATGGCTTGCTATTGGCAATTGGTGTGGAACTTTATTTTCGCGGTCGGATTTCTGGCCATACTCAACTATCTCTACGACAACTTGAAGTCCTTGATCAGTACTATCAAGGCAGTCCTGGAGCCCTATTTCCAGCCACATTTGCCAAAGACTTTGATCGAGAAGTTCGGCCAGTGGGCAG TTGTAACTGGTGCCACCGATGGCATTGGAAAGGAATATGCCAGGGAACTGGCTCGCCAGGGCCTCAATTTAGTGCTCATCTCGCGCACCAAGGAGAAACTCATAGCTGTTACCAACGAGATTG AGGCCGAGTTTAAGGTGAAAACAAAATGGATTGCCGTAGACTTCAAACAAGGACGTGAAATTTACGATCAAATCGAAAAAGAACTCGCTGGCATTGAAGTTGGCATCTTGG TCAACAATGTGGGCATGATGTACGAACATCCGGAGACCTTTGATCTAGTGTCCGAGGAGCTTCTGTGGGATCTGCTGACTGTCAACATGGGATCAGTCACTATGCTGACCCGTAAAGTTCTGCCCCAGATGATTGGCCGTCGCCGGGGTGCCATCGTCAATCTTGGATCCTCTTCAGAGCTCCAGCCCCTGCCCAATATGACTGTCTATGCCGCCAGTAAGAAATTCATCTCATTCTTCAGCAAGGCCCTGGAAATGGAGGTCCAGGAGCACAACATCCACGTCCAGCTGGTGATGCCCGGCTTTGTCACCACAAAGATGAACGCCTACTCCGATCGAGTGATGAATAGTGGAGCCACCTTTATATTCCCCAATGCAAAGTCCTATTCCAAATATGCTGTGTTTACACTGGGAAAAACCAGTGAGACAAATGGTTTTTGGGCTCATGGAATACAG TACTCCCTCATGAAGCTGGCTCCCTTGTCACTTCGTACTTACTTAGGCCATAAAATGTTCAAGCGGCTGAGAATCGAAGCTCTGCAGCAAAAACAACAGAGACTTAAACTGCTTTAA
- the LOC6497363 gene encoding hydroxysteroid dehydrogenase-like protein 1 isoform X1 — protein MQPVLEFNIYTLFRMACYWQLVWNFIFAVGFLAILNYLYDNLKSLISTIKAVLEPYFQPHLPKTLIEKFGQWAVVTGATDGIGKEYARELARQGLNLVLISRTKEKLIAVTNEIEAEFKVKTKWIAVDFKQGREIYDQIEKELAGIEVGILVNNVGMMYEHPETFDLVSEELLWDLLTVNMGSVTMLTRKVLPQMIGRRRGAIVNLGSSSELQPLPNMTVYAASKKFISFFSKALEMEVQEHNIHVQLVMPGFVTTKMNAYSDRVMNSGATFIFPNAKSYSKYAVFTLGKTSETNGFWAHGIQYSLMKLAPLSLRTYLGHKMFKRLRIEALQQKQQRLKLL, from the exons ATGCAGCCAGTATTGGAATTCAACATATACACTCTGTTCAGGATGGCTTGCTATTGGCAATTGGTGTGGAACTTTATTTTCGCGGTCGGATTTCTGGCCATACTCAACTATCTCTACGACAACTTGAAGTCCTTGATCAGTACTATCAAGGCAGTCCTGGAGCCCTATTTCCAGCCACATTTGCCAAAGACTTTGATCGAGAAGTTCGGCCAGTGGGCAG TTGTAACTGGTGCCACCGATGGCATTGGAAAGGAATATGCCAGGGAACTGGCTCGCCAGGGCCTCAATTTAGTGCTCATCTCGCGCACCAAGGAGAAACTCATAGCTGTTACCAACGAGATTG AGGCCGAGTTTAAGGTGAAAACAAAATGGATTGCCGTAGACTTCAAACAAGGACGTGAAATTTACGATCAAATCGAAAAAGAACTCGCTGGCATTGAAGTTGGCATCTTGG TCAACAATGTGGGCATGATGTACGAACATCCGGAGACCTTTGATCTAGTGTCCGAGGAGCTTCTGTGGGATCTGCTGACTGTCAACATGGGATCAGTCACTATGCTGACCCGTAAAGTTCTGCCCCAGATGATTGGCCGTCGCCGGGGTGCCATCGTCAATCTTGGATCCTCTTCAGAGCTCCAGCCCCTGCCCAATATGACTGTCTATGCCGCCAGTAAGAAATTCATCTCATTCTTCAGCAAGGCCCTGGAAATGGAGGTCCAGGAGCACAACATCCACGTCCAGCTGGTGATGCCCGGCTTTGTCACCACAAAGATGAACGCCTACTCCGATCGAGTGATGAATAGTGGAGCCACCTTTATATTCCCCAATGCAAAGTCCTATTCCAAATATGCTGTGTTTACACTGGGAAAAACCAGTGAGACAAATGGTTTTTGGGCTCATGGAATACAG TACTCCCTCATGAAGCTGGCTCCCTTGTCACTTCGTACTTACTTAGGCCATAAAATGTTCAAGCGGCTGAGAATCGAAGCTCTGCAGCAAAAACAACAGAGACTTAAACTGCTTTAA
- the LOC6502426 gene encoding uncharacterized protein LOC6502426 — protein MLWKLQFIFLSLVIQLAKSENNAASVAEPEEQTESEIETGQFFSHLYKKNLRHMVKIKNDSLDPCDDFYTHACGNFNQATDDDPDESLPPFLYNKQDRMTFFQAQVGNFLTIPGRLVSQLYQECRQRGESHVFSVQSERSHWERLLTEIPFLSGHQDVLSAWPFLQHQWERRRLNGKLNWIALSAQLAAHGFPTLLNIYFALDTIYVTPIEDLPCPSLQEFQDSLADTLTGRHHQVSHIVSHEMRVLCRGMRGELPLVRSLTRNGRTTTPPPGQEQLILDENTLEYFQHFFAALQFSKDQLEMARKLPLNVDKISQAWEVLRQTEPRIVYNYVMWQALEHLRYPDCYKLTEEFERLIHAEYWQWYVFKPHLARDVALAAYQLHTTRFQQKRRSSLSRRDWYGRLLPASVERKELQVARILQAYAQSYLNITELNEHYRGLEFKENSFHGNLLILRKAQLVHSFSSVYVDEEDVNQPAYFLRHFLHFVILSLHRPTYHYYATQGLELWRQSKLLLDTDGKYTALDCLERQTLQNYDAGAAPIYRQLSSEEIEEIFHFYRSFQASLWDYKFWLQGERFAFAETFVLDYFGLDPHRILFYAVAQQMCNRQTDIFRAQLNRGYMNMPQFQEAFKCGVDRPMNPPAKCMINMCENN, from the coding sequence ATGCTCTGGAAGCTTCAGTTTATATTCCTATCTTTAGTAATACAATTAGCAAAATCTGAAAATAATGCGGCGTCGGTTGCGGAACCGGAAGAGCAAACTGAATCGGAAATCGAAACGGGCCAGTTTTTCAGTCACCTTTATAAGAAAAACCTACGCCATATGGTGAAAATAAAGAATGACTCGTTGGATCCGTGTGATGATTTTTATACCCATGCCTGTGGCAATTTCAACCAAGCGACGGATGACGATCCAGATGAGTCACTGCCTCCGTTTTTGTACAATAAACAGGATAGGATGACCTTTTTTCAGGCTCAGGTGGGAAATTTCCTTACCATACCAGGTCGATTGGTCTCCCAACTTTATCAGGAATGCCGGCAAAGAGGAGAGAGTCATGTGTTTAGTGTCCAGTCGGAACGGTCTCATTGGGAGCGATTGCTGACGGAGATTCCCTTTCTCTCCGGGCACCAGGATGTACTCTCCGCATGGCCCTTTCTCCAACACCAATGGGAGAGAAGGCGTCTGAACGGGAAGCTCAATTGGATTGCCCTCTCGGCTCAACTGGCAGCGCATGGGTTTCCTACACTCCTCAATATTTACTTTGCTTTGGACACCATTTATGTGACTCCCATTGAGGATCTGCCTTGTCCGAGTCTGCAGGAGTTTCAAGACAGTCTGGCGGACACTCTGACTGGACGCCATCATCAGGTTTCTCATATTGTTTCCCACGAAATGAGGGTTCTGTGTCGTGGAATGAGGGGCGAACTGCCATTGGTGAGAAGCCTTACCAGGAACGGCAGAACCACTACCCCCCCACCTGGACAGGAGCAACTTATCCTGGATGAAAATACTCTGGAGTACTTTCAgcatttttttgctgccctaCAGTTTTCGAAGGATCAACTGGAAATGGCCAGGAAATTGCCCCTTAATGTGGACAAAATCTCACAGGCCTGGGAGGTTCTGCGGCAAACCGAACCTAGGATAGTTTACAATTATGTGATGTGGCAAGCCTTGGAGCACTTACGCTATCCGGACTGCTACAAGCTGACCGAGGAATTCGAAAGACTGATTCACGCAGAGTATTGGCAATGGTATGTTTTCAAGCCTCATCTTGCAAGGGATGTGGCTTTGGCTGCCTACCAACTCCACACCACAAGATTCCAGCAGAAGAGAAGATCCTCACTTTCCCGAAGAGATTGGTATGGTCGTCTGTTGCCCGCCTCCGTGGAAAGGAAAGAACTACAAGTGGCCCGAATCCTGCAGGCTTATGCCCAAAGCTATTTAAATATTACGGAACTCAACGAACACTACAGGGGACTAGAGTTCAAGGAGAACTCTTTCCATGGAAACCTATTGATTCTCCGAAAGGCTCAACTGGTTCATAGCTTTTCATCCGTTTATGTGGACGAAGAGGATGTGAATCAGCCAGCCTATTTCCTGAGGCACTTTCTGCACTTTGTTATACTTTCCCTTCACCGTCCAACATATCACTACTATGCCACCCAGGGACTGGAGCTCTGGAGGCAGTCCAAGCTCCTCTTGGACACGGATGGCAAGTACACTGCCCTGGATTGTTTGGAGAGACAAACACTCCAGAATTATGACGCCGGAGCAGCTCCCATTTACCGCCAACTGAGCTCGGAGGAAATAGAGGAAATCTTCCACTTTTATAGATCCTTTCAAGCCTCGCTCTGGGACTACAAATTTTGGCTGCAAGGCGAGCGATTTGCCTTCGCAGAGACCTTTGTCCTGGATTACTTTGGACTTGATCCCCACAGGATACTGTTCTATGCGGTGGCTCAGCAAATGTGCAATCGCCAAACTGATATTTTTAGGGCACAACTGAACAGAGGATATATGAACATGCCTCAGTTCCAGGAGGCCTTCAAGTGCGGAGTGGATAGGCCCATGAATCCGCCCGCCAAGTGTATGATCAATATGTGTGAAAATAATTAG